The following are encoded together in the Vigna unguiculata cultivar IT97K-499-35 chromosome 2, ASM411807v1, whole genome shotgun sequence genome:
- the LOC114167926 gene encoding uncharacterized protein LOC114167926 isoform X2 produces MDPFDDLLPEAPVARIRPGAKFVPKAKAKQRPRKEVPSSEHATSSKDELTGNECENAIASTLSAPAEDFPNSESGNLEQISVEGDSAALVGGSTITASEIGAGQNSTNLLESACEADPTDFDGDSVTNFVSETNVSNGTDLGFKSVSDNKVSIIQTVDSKSNFEKEPELVSAEIGLDPFSDILADLPTRNVHKFKPKIKPRPRVGNMPASASSDVVMEKSVELPTSCTENFQSFQSSGVPNQSTSLPLPTSEILRTNYLPDKFGDSNSLAAAIPSQLDSLNAMLLGDAVHNGTRDWPSTFGKSSGEAADIFSGLESLDDFLTQATTDTGKPALHSFNEKGAEENFVTPACSSINSFGECDTTQVQRCPEYHTPEDPVTFHEATVLNESDTHTNNRMSETEEIVDLNPTYPRDDVFDYQSMKSGEDPTSGILVHEDLTIAADSSTLADFLHANDSREKENKKDGSDSCSLRKNKRSSISGEEDNGGKTSRQRRKLAACKPKNSSLNEEVEDDNDLDPPYHSNEHELQENDDDYEVDHSSKKKRGSKRSQKKSVAKSGKMSQRRKKADDDVQKKTKEPPKKFSHSTRRKKRCVDKALLEIPEDELDPRTLPMKDIILLAEYRERQAKKDAMTSNTSPSNQSGGDSLHGAGAYNEQEFSGSEDDRDPYDDQDNERITSTPALCNYQTFMEKTPKGKWSKQDTELFYEAIRELGTDFSMIQQLFPDKTRRQIKLKYKKEEREHYLRLRDAIHNRAKDHFHYNLLIERLQQASTKAEEEVVDLATGTNEEAVDAATVKHDAEVKEQEDSAPVQSPEEYDDSEDDSLKWSQYKSLY; encoded by the exons ATGGATCCTTTTGATGATCTTCTACCCGAGGCTCCTGTTGCACGCA ttCGGCCGGGTGCCAAGTTTGTTCCTAAGGCCAAAGCGAAACAGCGGCCACGAAAGGAAGTACCTTCGTCGGAACATGCAACCTCATCTAAAGATGAACTTACTGGGAATGAATGTGAAAATGCAATTGCTTCAACGCTAAGTGCGCCAGCGGAAGACTTTCCAAATTCTGAAAGTGGAAATCTTGAACAAATTAGTGTGGAGGGAGATAGTGCGGCCTTGGTGGGTGGTTCCACAATCACAGCATCTGAAATTGGTGCTGGTCAGAATTCTACAAACTTGTTAGAATCAGCATGTGAG gctGATCCAACAGATTTTGACGGGGACTCAGTCACTAACTTCGTTTCTGAGACCAACGTCAGTAATG GCACGGATTTGGGCTTCAAAAGTGTTTCAGATAATAAAGTTTCAATAATTCAGACCGTTGATTCAAAGTCAAACTTTGAGAAAGAACCAGAG TTAGTATCTGCAGAGATTGGATTGGATCCTTTCAGCGACATCCTAGCTGATCTTCCCACAAGGAATG ttCATAAATTTAAACCCAAGATTAAGCCACGACCTAGAGTGGGCAATATGCCGGCTTCTGCTTCATCTGATGTTGTGATGGAAAAATCTGTTGAGTTGCCTACTTCTTGCACAGAAAACTTTCAATCTTTTCAGTCTAGTGGTGTACCAAACCAATCAACCAGTTTACCTTTGCCAACGTCAGAGATTCTTAGGACAAATTATTTGCCCGATAAGTTTGGTGACAGCAATAGCTTGGCAGCAGCAATTCCTTCCCAATTGGATTCCCTAAATGCTATGCTTTTAGGGGACGCAGTTCATAATGGTACTAGGGATTGGCCTTCTACCTTTGGTAAATCATCTGGAGAG GCTGCAGACATTTTTTCTGGGTTGGAATCCCTTGATGACTTTCTCACCCAAGCTACTACAGATACGG GAAAACCGGCTCTTCATTCTTTCAATGAGAAGGGTGCAGAGGAAAATTTCGTCACACCTGCTTGTAGTTCTATTAACTCCTTTGGGGAATGTGATACTACCCAAGTTCAAAGATGTCCTGAATATCATACACCAGAAGATCCAGTAACCTTCCATGAAGCTACTGTTCTCAATGAGAGTGATACTCACACTAACAATAGAATGTCGGAAACGGAG GAAATTGTGGACTTGAATCCCACCTATCCAAGAGATGATGTTTTTGATTATCAATCCATGAAATCTGGTGAAGATCCAACTTCTGGAATTCTGGTGCACGAAGACTTGACAATTGCTGCTGACAGTTCCACATTGGCTGATTTTTTGCACGCAAATGATTCAAGGGAAAAAGAA AATAAAAAGGATGGCTCAGACTCATGTTCTCTGAGGAAGAACAAAAGATCTTCTATTTCTGGTGAGGAGGATAATGGTGGTAAAACCTCAAGACAACGGAGAAAACTAGCAGCTTGCAAACCTAAAAACAGCTCATTGAATGAGGAGGTTGAAGATGATAATGACCTTGACCCTCCTTATCATTCTAACGAACATGAACTACAAGAAAATGATGATGACTATGAAGTCGATCATTCAtcaaagaagaagagaggatCAAAGAGATCACAGAAGAAATCTGTGGCCAAAAGTGGAAAAATGTCTCAAAGGCGTAAGAAGGCTGATGATGatgtacaaaaaaaaactaaggaACCTCCTAAAAAGTTCTCTCATTCAACCCGACGAAAGAAAAGATGTG TGGACAAGGCTCTGCTGGAAATTCCTGAGGACGAACTTGATCCTCGAACATTGCCTATGAAGGATATTATTTTACTTGCAGAATATAGGGAGCGGCAAGCG AAAAAAGACGCGATGACTTCGAATACGTCTCCCTCCAATCAAAG TGGTGGAGATTCTCTTCATGGGGCTGGTGCGTATAATGAACAGGAGTTCTCAGGTTCAGAAGATGATAGAGACCCATATGATGATCAAGACAATGAAAGGATTACATCAACTCCCGCTCTATGCAATTACCAGACTTTCATGGAAAAGACACCTAAGGGGAAATGGTCAAAACAAGATACCGAACTGTTTTATGAG GCTATTAGGGAGTTGGGTACAGATTTTTCTATGATACAACAGCTTTTCCCTGATAAAACCCGCCGTCAAATTAAGTTGAAATACAAGAAGGAAGAGCGGGAGCATTATTTACGGTTAAGAGATGCTATACATAACCGTGCAAAAG ATCATTTTCATTATAACTTGTTGATTGAACGATTGCAACAAGCTTCCACCAAGGCAGAGGAGGAGGTTGTGGACCTGGCAACGGGAACTAAT GAAGAGGCTGTGGATGCTGCCACAGTTAAGCATGATGCGGAGGTTAAAGAACAGGAAGATTCTGCGCCAGTTCAGAGTCCAGAGGAATATGATGACAGTGAGGATGACTCTCTAAAATGGTCTCAGTATAAAAGTCTCTATTAG
- the LOC114167926 gene encoding uncharacterized protein LOC114167926 isoform X1 — translation MDPFDDLLPEAPVARIRPGAKFVPKAKAKQRPRKEVPSSEHATSSKDELTGNECENAIASTLSAPAEDFPNSESGNLEQISVEGDSAALVGGSTITASEIGAGQNSTNLLESACEADPTDFDGDSVTNFVSETNVSNGTTQPVHPANVVENKLNNLASPFSTCSTIDRMKEPPKNWEGSFLDINKYVELIDNSLQSGTDLGFKSVSDNKVSIIQTVDSKSNFEKEPELVSAEIGLDPFSDILADLPTRNVHKFKPKIKPRPRVGNMPASASSDVVMEKSVELPTSCTENFQSFQSSGVPNQSTSLPLPTSEILRTNYLPDKFGDSNSLAAAIPSQLDSLNAMLLGDAVHNGTRDWPSTFGKSSGEAADIFSGLESLDDFLTQATTDTGKPALHSFNEKGAEENFVTPACSSINSFGECDTTQVQRCPEYHTPEDPVTFHEATVLNESDTHTNNRMSETEEIVDLNPTYPRDDVFDYQSMKSGEDPTSGILVHEDLTIAADSSTLADFLHANDSREKENKKDGSDSCSLRKNKRSSISGEEDNGGKTSRQRRKLAACKPKNSSLNEEVEDDNDLDPPYHSNEHELQENDDDYEVDHSSKKKRGSKRSQKKSVAKSGKMSQRRKKADDDVQKKTKEPPKKFSHSTRRKKRCVDKALLEIPEDELDPRTLPMKDIILLAEYRERQAKKDAMTSNTSPSNQSGGDSLHGAGAYNEQEFSGSEDDRDPYDDQDNERITSTPALCNYQTFMEKTPKGKWSKQDTELFYEAIRELGTDFSMIQQLFPDKTRRQIKLKYKKEEREHYLRLRDAIHNRAKDHFHYNLLIERLQQASTKAEEEVVDLATGTNEEAVDAATVKHDAEVKEQEDSAPVQSPEEYDDSEDDSLKWSQYKSLY, via the exons ATGGATCCTTTTGATGATCTTCTACCCGAGGCTCCTGTTGCACGCA ttCGGCCGGGTGCCAAGTTTGTTCCTAAGGCCAAAGCGAAACAGCGGCCACGAAAGGAAGTACCTTCGTCGGAACATGCAACCTCATCTAAAGATGAACTTACTGGGAATGAATGTGAAAATGCAATTGCTTCAACGCTAAGTGCGCCAGCGGAAGACTTTCCAAATTCTGAAAGTGGAAATCTTGAACAAATTAGTGTGGAGGGAGATAGTGCGGCCTTGGTGGGTGGTTCCACAATCACAGCATCTGAAATTGGTGCTGGTCAGAATTCTACAAACTTGTTAGAATCAGCATGTGAG gctGATCCAACAGATTTTGACGGGGACTCAGTCACTAACTTCGTTTCTGAGACCAACGTCAGTAATG GCACAACACAACCAGTTCACCCTGCTAATGTTGTagaaaacaaattgaataatttgGCTTCTCCATTTTCAACTTGCTCAACCATAGATAGGATGAAAGAACCCCCTAAAAATTGGGAAGGTTCATTTCTTGATATCAACAAATATGTGGAACTTATTGACAACTCATTGCAATCAGGCACGGATTTGGGCTTCAAAAGTGTTTCAGATAATAAAGTTTCAATAATTCAGACCGTTGATTCAAAGTCAAACTTTGAGAAAGAACCAGAG TTAGTATCTGCAGAGATTGGATTGGATCCTTTCAGCGACATCCTAGCTGATCTTCCCACAAGGAATG ttCATAAATTTAAACCCAAGATTAAGCCACGACCTAGAGTGGGCAATATGCCGGCTTCTGCTTCATCTGATGTTGTGATGGAAAAATCTGTTGAGTTGCCTACTTCTTGCACAGAAAACTTTCAATCTTTTCAGTCTAGTGGTGTACCAAACCAATCAACCAGTTTACCTTTGCCAACGTCAGAGATTCTTAGGACAAATTATTTGCCCGATAAGTTTGGTGACAGCAATAGCTTGGCAGCAGCAATTCCTTCCCAATTGGATTCCCTAAATGCTATGCTTTTAGGGGACGCAGTTCATAATGGTACTAGGGATTGGCCTTCTACCTTTGGTAAATCATCTGGAGAG GCTGCAGACATTTTTTCTGGGTTGGAATCCCTTGATGACTTTCTCACCCAAGCTACTACAGATACGG GAAAACCGGCTCTTCATTCTTTCAATGAGAAGGGTGCAGAGGAAAATTTCGTCACACCTGCTTGTAGTTCTATTAACTCCTTTGGGGAATGTGATACTACCCAAGTTCAAAGATGTCCTGAATATCATACACCAGAAGATCCAGTAACCTTCCATGAAGCTACTGTTCTCAATGAGAGTGATACTCACACTAACAATAGAATGTCGGAAACGGAG GAAATTGTGGACTTGAATCCCACCTATCCAAGAGATGATGTTTTTGATTATCAATCCATGAAATCTGGTGAAGATCCAACTTCTGGAATTCTGGTGCACGAAGACTTGACAATTGCTGCTGACAGTTCCACATTGGCTGATTTTTTGCACGCAAATGATTCAAGGGAAAAAGAA AATAAAAAGGATGGCTCAGACTCATGTTCTCTGAGGAAGAACAAAAGATCTTCTATTTCTGGTGAGGAGGATAATGGTGGTAAAACCTCAAGACAACGGAGAAAACTAGCAGCTTGCAAACCTAAAAACAGCTCATTGAATGAGGAGGTTGAAGATGATAATGACCTTGACCCTCCTTATCATTCTAACGAACATGAACTACAAGAAAATGATGATGACTATGAAGTCGATCATTCAtcaaagaagaagagaggatCAAAGAGATCACAGAAGAAATCTGTGGCCAAAAGTGGAAAAATGTCTCAAAGGCGTAAGAAGGCTGATGATGatgtacaaaaaaaaactaaggaACCTCCTAAAAAGTTCTCTCATTCAACCCGACGAAAGAAAAGATGTG TGGACAAGGCTCTGCTGGAAATTCCTGAGGACGAACTTGATCCTCGAACATTGCCTATGAAGGATATTATTTTACTTGCAGAATATAGGGAGCGGCAAGCG AAAAAAGACGCGATGACTTCGAATACGTCTCCCTCCAATCAAAG TGGTGGAGATTCTCTTCATGGGGCTGGTGCGTATAATGAACAGGAGTTCTCAGGTTCAGAAGATGATAGAGACCCATATGATGATCAAGACAATGAAAGGATTACATCAACTCCCGCTCTATGCAATTACCAGACTTTCATGGAAAAGACACCTAAGGGGAAATGGTCAAAACAAGATACCGAACTGTTTTATGAG GCTATTAGGGAGTTGGGTACAGATTTTTCTATGATACAACAGCTTTTCCCTGATAAAACCCGCCGTCAAATTAAGTTGAAATACAAGAAGGAAGAGCGGGAGCATTATTTACGGTTAAGAGATGCTATACATAACCGTGCAAAAG ATCATTTTCATTATAACTTGTTGATTGAACGATTGCAACAAGCTTCCACCAAGGCAGAGGAGGAGGTTGTGGACCTGGCAACGGGAACTAAT GAAGAGGCTGTGGATGCTGCCACAGTTAAGCATGATGCGGAGGTTAAAGAACAGGAAGATTCTGCGCCAGTTCAGAGTCCAGAGGAATATGATGACAGTGAGGATGACTCTCTAAAATGGTCTCAGTATAAAAGTCTCTATTAG